The following are encoded in a window of Eriocheir sinensis breed Jianghai 21 unplaced genomic scaffold, ASM2467909v1 Scaffold880, whole genome shotgun sequence genomic DNA:
- the LOC126994804 gene encoding uncharacterized protein LOC126994804 isoform X1 — protein MRVIAKVHRPGVTPEEMVVGYNDWSENYEEMMIWKGGYRGPAITLEEALRWVPPERRAKARVLDVAAGTGCVGRELHREGFSRSHRHIDAVDPSEGMMKQRETGIYTNDFLEFIGSGHSTVPKDTYDLVVTSGGMGEGHISHSGLDDVVRVAKNGGFVIIVMRHEFLQTVPSYKDKLEPYMDQLEADGKWKKVERRIVPNYFCDKEGLVFVFRITKPE, from the exons atgagggtgatcgcgaaagtccacaggccgggggtcacgccggaggagatggtggtCGGCTACAACGattggtccgagaactacgaggagatg atgatctggaaaggcgggtaccgtggccccgccatcacgctggaggaggcgctgcgttgggtacccccggagcggcgagctaaggccagggtgctggacgtggccgctgggacgggctgcgtgggccgcgaactccaccgggaaggcttcag ccgctcccacaggcacatagacgctgtggacccgtcggagggcatgatgaagcagcgggagactggcatctataccaacgacttcctggagtttatcggcagcggacactccaccgtgcccaaag acacatacgacctggtggtcacctcgggcggtatgggcgaaggtcacatctcacacagtggcctcgacgacgttgtgcgcgtcgcaaagaacg gaggcttcgtgatcatcgtgatgcgccatgagttcctacagaccgtgccttcctacaaggacaagctggagccttacatggaccagctggaggcggacgggaagtggaagaag gtggagcggcgcatcgtcccaaactatttctgtgacaaggagggtctcgtcttcgtcttccgcatcactaagcctgagtga
- the LOC126994804 gene encoding uncharacterized protein LOC126994804 isoform X3 — MRVIAKVHRPGVTPEEMVVGYNDWSENYEEMMIWKGGYRGPAITLEEALRWVPPERRAKARVLDVAAGTGCVGRELHREGFRHIDAVDPSEGMMKQRETGIYTNDFLEFIGSGHSTVPKGGFVIIVMRHEFLQTVPSYKDKLEPYMDQLEADGKWKKVERRIVPNYFCDKEGLVFVFRITKPE, encoded by the exons atgagggtgatcgcgaaagtccacaggccgggggtcacgccggaggagatggtggtCGGCTACAACGattggtccgagaactacgaggagatg atgatctggaaaggcgggtaccgtggccccgccatcacgctggaggaggcgctgcgttgggtacccccggagcggcgagctaaggccagggtgctggacgtggccgctgggacgggctgcgtgggccgcgaactccaccgggaaggcttcag gcacatagacgctgtggacccgtcggagggcatgatgaagcagcgggagactggcatctataccaacgacttcctggagtttatcggcagcggacactccaccgtgcccaaag gaggcttcgtgatcatcgtgatgcgccatgagttcctacagaccgtgccttcctacaaggacaagctggagccttacatggaccagctggaggcggacgggaagtggaagaag gtggagcggcgcatcgtcccaaactatttctgtgacaaggagggtctcgtcttcgtcttccgcatcactaagcctgagtga
- the LOC126994804 gene encoding uncharacterized protein LOC126994804 isoform X2 has product MRVIAKVHRPGVTPEEMVVGYNDWSENYEEMMIWKGGYRGPAITLEEALRWVPPERRAKARVLDVAAGTGCVGRELHREGFRHIDAVDPSEGMMKQRETGIYTNDFLEFIGSGHSTVPKDTYDLVVTSGGMGEGHISHSGLDDVVRVAKNGGFVIIVMRHEFLQTVPSYKDKLEPYMDQLEADGKWKKVERRIVPNYFCDKEGLVFVFRITKPE; this is encoded by the exons atgagggtgatcgcgaaagtccacaggccgggggtcacgccggaggagatggtggtCGGCTACAACGattggtccgagaactacgaggagatg atgatctggaaaggcgggtaccgtggccccgccatcacgctggaggaggcgctgcgttgggtacccccggagcggcgagctaaggccagggtgctggacgtggccgctgggacgggctgcgtgggccgcgaactccaccgggaaggcttcag gcacatagacgctgtggacccgtcggagggcatgatgaagcagcgggagactggcatctataccaacgacttcctggagtttatcggcagcggacactccaccgtgcccaaag acacatacgacctggtggtcacctcgggcggtatgggcgaaggtcacatctcacacagtggcctcgacgacgttgtgcgcgtcgcaaagaacg gaggcttcgtgatcatcgtgatgcgccatgagttcctacagaccgtgccttcctacaaggacaagctggagccttacatggaccagctggaggcggacgggaagtggaagaag gtggagcggcgcatcgtcccaaactatttctgtgacaaggagggtctcgtcttcgtcttccgcatcactaagcctgagtga